From one Neovison vison isolate M4711 chromosome 1, ASM_NN_V1, whole genome shotgun sequence genomic stretch:
- the LOC122914862 gene encoding LOW QUALITY PROTEIN: olfactory receptor 2AK2-like (The sequence of the model RefSeq protein was modified relative to this genomic sequence to represent the inferred CDS: inserted 1 base in 1 codon; substituted 1 base at 1 genomic stop codon): MKTGNQSIKMDFILSGIFQFGQKDAFLFVAIVILFAVALIGNIILILLIQLDTRLHTPMXFLLSQLSFMDIMNISTTVPKITRNYLSNSKTITFLDCMIQTFVFIVLGGTEALLLGFMSYDRYVAICHPLHNPXLMNKKICWFMVTCAWTSCSINALVHTLYVFHLPFCRSRLINHFFCELPSLLQLVCQDTSQYEHTVLLSGLIILLLPFMAILVSYARVLTVVFQMISGKGQAKAISTCSSHLIVASLFYVTALSTYTRPHSLHSQGQDKAVAVFYTIITPLLNPFIYSLRNKEVIGAMRRLLV, from the exons ATGAAGACAGGAAATCAAAGCATCAAAATGGATTTTATACTCTCTGGTATTTTCCAGTTTGGTCAAAAGGATGCTTTCCTCTTTGTTGCCATTGTAATTCTTTTTGCAGTGGCTCTGATAGGGAATATCATACTGATTCTTCTCATTCAACTGGACACCAGACTCCACACTCCAATGTAATTTCTACTCAGTCAACTCTCCTTCATGGATATAATGAACATTTCCACCACAGTGCCCAAGATTACCAGAAACTACCTGTCAAATAGTAAGACCATTACTTTTTTAGACTGTATGATTCAAACATTTGTGTTCATAGTCCTTGGTGGGACTGAAGCCCTTCTTCTTGGTTTCATGTCTTATGATCGATATGTAGCCATCTGTCACCCTTTACACAATC TACTCATGAACAAGAAGATCTGTTGGTTCATGGTTACATGTGCATGGACCAGCTGTTCTATCAATGCTTTAGTACATACATTGTATGTATTTCATCTTCCATTTTGTAGATCACGGCTCATCAACCATTTTTTCTGTGAACTTCCATCTCTATTACAACTGGTATGTCAGGACACATCCCAGTATGAGCATACAGTCCTCCTGAGTGGGCTTATTATTCTGCTGCTACCATTCATGGCTATTCTAGTTTCCTATGCCCGTGTCCTTACTGTGGTGTTCCAGATGATCTCGGGCAAAGGACAGGCAAAAGCTATCTCTACTTGCTCCTCTCACTTGATAGTGGCAAGCTTATTCTATGTGACTGCTCTATCCACCTATACAAGGCCACACTCCTTGCATTCCCAAGGACAGGATAAGGCAGTGGCAGTGTTTTACACCATCATCACACCCCTTCTGAACCCATTTATCTACAGCCTGAGGAATAAAGAGGTTATTGGGGCCATGAGAAGACTGTTGGTATAA